A single Micromonospora sp. CCTCC AA 2012012 DNA region contains:
- a CDS encoding class I SAM-dependent methyltransferase: MTSLDTRVEPGSFRDPGNRVFHRGTEVLRGLDERSAGDWRTLAASDFFRALLADGRVCATEEIAATPPWSAVLRHERIPFVSHPYEWSFGMLRDAALLHLEILREALAAGFTTKDGSAYNLQWRGASPVFIDVGSFAPLRDGEPWAGYRQFCQTLLYPLLLQAHLGVDFQPWLRARVDGIEPDQLRPLFRGGRRLLPGVLTHVHLHGAMQQRNAGASTADVRDQLRAAGYSRELAVATVRGLAKLVRRLDRRPGETHWADYQRTCAYSAADRLAKERFVEGAMAAAGSPALALDLGANDGRYARVAARHADYVVAVEQEPAVVDALWRALRAEGERRILPLVMDLADPSPGGGWRGVERAGFAARTRADVVLALAVAHHLALGRNVPLAEVVDQFVGFGVPGGRLVVEFVHPEDPMARRLLANKPDGLFPDYRREEFERLLAARCRIERRWELPSGTRTLYQAVVGG; encoded by the coding sequence GTGACCAGCCTCGACACCCGGGTGGAACCCGGCTCCTTCCGCGACCCGGGCAACCGGGTTTTCCACCGCGGCACCGAGGTGCTGCGCGGCCTCGACGAACGGTCGGCCGGGGACTGGCGGACCCTCGCCGCCAGCGACTTCTTCCGCGCCCTGCTCGCCGACGGCCGGGTCTGCGCCACCGAGGAGATCGCCGCCACCCCGCCCTGGTCCGCGGTGCTCCGGCACGAGCGCATCCCGTTCGTCTCGCACCCGTACGAGTGGTCGTTCGGGATGCTGCGCGACGCCGCCCTGCTGCACCTGGAGATCCTGCGCGAGGCGCTGGCCGCCGGCTTCACCACCAAGGACGGCTCGGCGTACAACCTCCAGTGGCGCGGCGCGTCCCCCGTCTTCATCGACGTCGGCTCGTTCGCGCCGCTGCGCGACGGGGAGCCCTGGGCCGGGTACCGACAGTTCTGCCAGACCCTGCTGTATCCGCTGCTGCTCCAGGCGCACCTCGGGGTGGACTTCCAGCCCTGGCTGCGGGCCCGGGTCGACGGCATCGAGCCGGACCAGCTGCGCCCGCTCTTCCGTGGCGGCCGGCGGCTGCTGCCCGGCGTCCTGACCCACGTGCACCTGCACGGGGCGATGCAGCAGCGCAACGCCGGGGCCAGCACCGCCGACGTCCGGGACCAGCTGCGCGCCGCCGGCTATTCCCGGGAGCTGGCGGTGGCCACCGTACGCGGGTTGGCGAAGCTGGTCCGCCGGCTGGACCGGCGGCCGGGGGAGACCCACTGGGCCGACTACCAGCGCACCTGCGCCTACTCGGCGGCGGACCGGCTGGCCAAGGAGCGGTTCGTCGAGGGCGCGATGGCCGCCGCCGGATCGCCCGCGCTCGCCCTCGACCTGGGCGCCAACGACGGCCGGTACGCCCGCGTCGCCGCCCGGCACGCCGACTACGTGGTCGCCGTCGAGCAGGAACCCGCCGTGGTCGACGCGCTCTGGCGGGCGCTGCGCGCCGAGGGGGAGCGGCGGATCCTGCCGCTGGTGATGGACCTCGCCGACCCGTCGCCCGGTGGCGGTTGGCGCGGCGTCGAGCGGGCCGGTTTCGCCGCGCGTACCCGGGCCGACGTGGTGCTCGCCCTGGCCGTGGCGCACCACCTGGCGCTCGGCCGGAACGTGCCGCTGGCCGAGGTGGTCGACCAGTTCGTCGGGTTCGGGGTGCCCGGCGGCCGGCTGGTGGTGGAGTTCGTGCACCCGGAGGACCCGATGGCCCGCCGGCTGCTGGCCAACAAGCCCGACGGCCTCTTCCCCGACTACCGCCGGGAGGAGTTCGAACGACTCCTCGCCGCGCGCTGCCGGATCGAGCGGCGCTGGGAGCTGCCCTCCGGCACCCGGACGCTCTACCAGGCGGTCGTGGGTGGCTGA
- a CDS encoding sulfatase-like hydrolase/transferase, whose product MAEDTLAPPELRSAGADPARVGRPWRAEAGRLLEVAALVGLVVTQPLLDVLGRSPDFFLFHRAAPADILLLVALIAGAPTVAVALVGALSRAAGRTARAAVHTLLVGLLLAALAVQVGRHLTPLRGVPLLLVAGVAGAAGAAAHRRWRVPGRVLRVAAIGPPVFVGLFLFASPASAVVLPRAHTGAAGVAGAGAHPPVVMIVLDELPLVSLLGPDGRIDAARYPHFAELAAGSTWYRNATGVSGWTPYALPAMLTGRYPAKPVAPHYSQYPDNLFTALGGLYDIRAQESITRLCPPSRCEQPASPEQGLGVLVRESGRLLRQVTAPVDSRVDPEDSYREVSRAEAGLDAAEPVPADPKFRWDTLDDNQPARFTEFLSGLRPSSRPTLHFLHLLMPHSPWVWLPSGAHYAAPEDLPNDGAGWVDLARQRHLAQLGYTDRLIGETLRTLRTTGLYDKALILVTADHGVSFTRDWQGRGMDAIVHAADQVAWVPMFVKAPGQRAGRVDDRNWQHVDLLPTIADETHVQVPWRMDGRSAREAPRTGGDKLFYDRPGQPTTITGGVPAARPAPAPDPLIGTRPGDRPAGGTATVANLAAFRAVDPAHGELPALVWGTLPASVPDGTKLAVAVNGTIGAVVPVVAADRGGRRFAALLPDDRLFAAGANRLDLYRVAADGTLRRLALS is encoded by the coding sequence GTGGCTGAGGACACCCTCGCCCCACCCGAGCTGCGGTCGGCCGGAGCCGACCCGGCGCGGGTCGGCCGACCGTGGCGGGCGGAGGCGGGCCGGCTGCTGGAGGTGGCCGCCCTGGTCGGGCTGGTGGTCACCCAGCCCCTGCTCGACGTGCTCGGCCGCAGTCCCGACTTCTTCCTGTTCCACCGGGCCGCCCCGGCCGACATCCTGCTGCTGGTGGCGCTGATCGCCGGGGCGCCGACGGTGGCGGTCGCGCTGGTCGGCGCGCTGAGCCGGGCCGCCGGTCGGACCGCCCGCGCGGCGGTGCACACGCTGCTCGTCGGGCTGCTGCTGGCCGCCCTCGCCGTGCAGGTGGGGCGGCACCTCACGCCGCTGCGGGGCGTACCCCTGCTGCTGGTGGCGGGGGTGGCCGGCGCGGCCGGCGCGGCCGCGCACCGGCGCTGGCGGGTGCCCGGCCGGGTGCTGCGGGTCGCCGCGATCGGTCCGCCGGTCTTCGTCGGGCTCTTCCTCTTCGCCTCGCCCGCCTCGGCGGTGGTGCTGCCCCGCGCGCACACCGGCGCGGCCGGGGTGGCCGGCGCGGGCGCGCACCCGCCGGTCGTGATGATCGTCCTCGACGAGCTGCCGCTGGTCTCGCTGCTCGGCCCGGACGGGAGGATCGACGCCGCCCGGTATCCACACTTCGCCGAGCTGGCGGCGGGCTCCACCTGGTACCGGAACGCCACCGGGGTCAGCGGCTGGACCCCCTACGCGCTGCCGGCCATGCTGACCGGCCGCTACCCGGCCAAGCCCGTCGCGCCGCACTACTCGCAGTACCCGGACAACCTCTTCACCGCCCTCGGCGGCCTCTACGACATCCGCGCGCAGGAGAGCATCACCCGGCTCTGCCCACCCAGCCGCTGCGAGCAGCCGGCCAGCCCCGAGCAGGGGCTCGGCGTGCTGGTCCGGGAGAGCGGCCGGTTGCTGCGCCAGGTCACCGCGCCGGTGGACAGCCGGGTCGACCCGGAGGACTCCTACCGCGAGGTGAGCCGCGCCGAGGCGGGCCTGGACGCCGCCGAGCCGGTACCGGCCGACCCGAAGTTCCGCTGGGACACCCTCGACGACAACCAGCCGGCCCGGTTCACCGAGTTCCTGTCCGGGCTGCGCCCGTCGTCCCGCCCGACCCTGCACTTCCTGCACCTGCTGATGCCGCACTCGCCGTGGGTCTGGCTGCCGTCGGGGGCGCACTACGCCGCGCCGGAGGACCTGCCCAACGACGGCGCCGGCTGGGTGGACCTGGCCCGGCAGCGGCACCTGGCCCAGCTCGGCTACACCGACCGGCTGATCGGCGAGACGCTGCGCACGCTGCGCACCACCGGCCTGTACGACAAAGCGCTGATCCTGGTCACCGCCGACCACGGGGTCAGCTTCACCCGCGACTGGCAGGGGCGCGGGATGGACGCGATCGTGCACGCCGCCGACCAGGTCGCCTGGGTGCCGATGTTCGTCAAGGCACCCGGCCAGCGCGCCGGCCGGGTCGACGACCGCAACTGGCAGCACGTCGACCTGCTCCCCACCATCGCCGACGAGACCCACGTCCAGGTCCCGTGGCGGATGGACGGCCGTTCCGCCCGGGAGGCGCCCCGCACCGGCGGCGACAAGCTGTTCTACGACCGTCCCGGCCAGCCGACGACCATCACCGGGGGCGTGCCGGCCGCCCGCCCGGCCCCGGCACCGGATCCGCTGATCGGCACCCGGCCGGGGGACCGGCCCGCCGGTGGGACCGCCACGGTGGCGAACCTCGCCGCGTTCCGCGCGGTCGACCCGGCGCACGGCGAGCTGCCGGCCCTGGTCTGGGGCACCCTGCCCGCCTCGGTGCCGGACGGCACGAAGCTGGCCGTCGCGGTCAACGGCACCATCGGCGCGGTCGTCCCGGTGGTGGCCGCCGACCGGGGCGGGCGCCGCTTCGCCGCCCTGCTCCCCGACGACCGGCTCTTCGCCGCCGGAGCCAACCGCCTCGATCTCTACCGGGTCGCCGCCGACGGCACCCTGCGCCGCCTCGCCCTCTCCTGA
- a CDS encoding citrate synthase, which yields MTEVKLDHPGGQLSMPVQSAVEGPAGIKVGALLKETGMTTYDPGFVNTAACSSAITYIDGDAGILRYRGYPIEQLAEKSSFLEVSYLLIYGELPTQTQLTEFSDRIRRHSLLHEEMRRFFDGFPRDAHPMAVLSSAVSAISTFYQDSLDPFDSEHVEMSTIRLMAKVPTIASYAYKKSIGQPLLYPDNSLGYVDNLLRMTFGVPAEEYEVDPVMSKVLDMLFVLHADHEQNCSTSTVRLVGSSNANLFASVSAGVNALFGPLHGGANQAVLEMLQKIKADGGDVRSFVQKVKDKQDGVKLMGFGHRVYKNYDPRAAIVKKAAQDVLGRMAKPDPLLDIAMELEEIALADEFFVSRRLYPNVDFYTGLIYKAMGFPTKMFTVLFALGRLPGWIAQWREMINDPETKIGRPRQIYTGSPERDYVPAAER from the coding sequence ATGACGGAAGTCAAGCTCGACCACCCCGGTGGGCAGCTGTCGATGCCGGTGCAGTCCGCGGTCGAGGGCCCCGCCGGCATCAAGGTCGGCGCGCTGCTCAAGGAAACCGGGATGACCACCTACGATCCCGGGTTCGTCAACACCGCCGCCTGCTCGTCCGCGATCACCTACATCGACGGCGACGCGGGCATCCTGCGCTACCGGGGCTACCCGATCGAGCAGCTGGCCGAGAAGTCCTCCTTCCTGGAGGTCTCCTACCTGCTCATCTACGGTGAGCTGCCGACGCAGACCCAGCTGACCGAGTTCTCCGACCGGATCCGCCGGCACTCGCTGCTGCACGAGGAGATGCGTCGGTTCTTCGACGGCTTCCCGCGCGACGCGCACCCGATGGCGGTGCTCTCCTCGGCGGTCAGCGCGATCTCCACCTTCTACCAGGACAGCCTGGACCCGTTCGACTCGGAGCACGTGGAGATGTCCACGATCCGGTTGATGGCGAAGGTCCCCACCATCGCGTCGTACGCGTACAAGAAGTCGATCGGCCAGCCGCTGCTCTACCCGGACAACTCCCTCGGGTACGTCGACAACCTGCTGCGGATGACCTTCGGCGTGCCGGCCGAGGAGTACGAGGTCGACCCGGTGATGTCGAAGGTGCTGGACATGCTCTTCGTCCTGCACGCCGACCACGAGCAGAACTGCTCCACCTCGACCGTGCGGCTGGTCGGCTCCAGCAACGCCAACCTCTTCGCCTCGGTCTCGGCGGGCGTGAACGCGCTCTTCGGCCCGCTGCACGGCGGCGCCAACCAGGCCGTGCTGGAGATGCTCCAGAAGATCAAGGCCGACGGCGGCGACGTCCGGTCCTTCGTCCAGAAGGTCAAGGACAAGCAGGACGGCGTCAAGCTGATGGGCTTCGGCCACCGGGTCTACAAGAACTACGACCCGCGGGCCGCCATCGTGAAGAAGGCCGCCCAGGACGTGCTCGGCCGGATGGCCAAGCCCGACCCGCTGCTGGACATCGCCATGGAGCTGGAGGAGATCGCCCTCGCCGACGAGTTCTTCGTCTCCCGGCGGCTCTACCCGAACGTGGACTTCTACACCGGCCTGATCTACAAGGCCATGGGCTTCCCGACGAAGATGTTCACGGTGCTCTTCGCGCTCGGCCGGCTCCCCGGCTGGATCGCGCAGTGGCGCGAGATGATCAACGACCCGGAGACCAAGATCGGCCGGCCGCGGCAGATCTACACCGGCTCGCCCGAGCGGGACTACGTCCCGGCCGCGGAGCGCTGA
- a CDS encoding glycosyltransferase family 4 protein, with translation MTTLRVGAQTATAVDRTHRPTLTSRPQPPQQDGAGVPPATRRILMLSWEYPPVLVGGLGRHVHALSVALAAAGHEVTVVTRHTEGAPLEEYADGVRIVRAAEDPVTFPLATGSLLAWTMAFNHTLTRAALRATESGSYDVIHAHDWLVAHTAMTLREHLDVPLVSTIHATEAGRHQGWLPEEMNRTIHGVEQWLAAESGRVIVCSGYMRDEVGALFGVPTARVDVVPNGVEPHRWKVPARAVAAARARYAGDGPLVTFAGRLVYEKGVQHLLAGLPRLRERHPGLRAVIVGDGPYKPALEAEVHRLGLGGTVSMPGFLGGTELPAVMAASDCFAVPSIYEPFGMVALEGAAAGAPLAVARTGGLAEIVETGVTGMTFAPQDPDGLSEAVHALLSDRERARALARRARTMVHEQYGWSAIAARTAAAYAAAIAHDARFTAERAEHRMTLGSALPVLPDGNLLAAAGLR, from the coding sequence GTGACGACCCTGCGGGTCGGCGCGCAGACCGCCACCGCCGTGGACCGGACCCACCGGCCCACCCTCACCTCCCGGCCGCAGCCGCCCCAGCAGGACGGCGCCGGCGTGCCGCCGGCCACGCGGCGCATCCTGATGCTCTCCTGGGAGTACCCGCCCGTGCTCGTCGGCGGCCTCGGCCGCCACGTGCACGCCCTCTCCGTCGCCCTGGCCGCCGCCGGGCACGAGGTCACCGTCGTCACCCGGCACACCGAGGGCGCCCCGCTGGAGGAGTACGCCGACGGCGTGCGGATCGTCCGCGCCGCCGAGGACCCGGTCACCTTCCCGCTCGCCACCGGCTCCCTGCTCGCCTGGACCATGGCGTTCAACCACACGCTCACCCGGGCCGCCCTGCGCGCCACCGAGTCCGGCTCCTACGACGTGATCCACGCCCACGACTGGCTCGTCGCGCACACCGCGATGACCCTGCGCGAGCACCTGGACGTGCCGCTGGTGAGCACCATCCACGCCACCGAGGCGGGCCGGCACCAGGGCTGGCTGCCGGAGGAGATGAACCGGACCATCCACGGCGTCGAGCAGTGGCTCGCCGCCGAGTCCGGCCGGGTGATCGTCTGCTCCGGGTACATGCGCGACGAGGTGGGCGCGCTCTTCGGGGTGCCGACCGCCCGCGTGGACGTGGTGCCCAACGGGGTGGAGCCGCACCGCTGGAAGGTCCCCGCCCGGGCGGTGGCCGCCGCCCGGGCCCGGTACGCCGGGGACGGCCCGCTGGTCACCTTCGCCGGCCGGCTGGTCTATGAGAAGGGCGTGCAGCACCTGCTCGCCGGGCTGCCGCGGCTGCGCGAGCGGCACCCCGGGCTGCGCGCGGTGATCGTCGGCGACGGGCCGTACAAGCCGGCGCTGGAGGCCGAGGTGCACCGGCTGGGGCTGGGCGGCACGGTGAGCATGCCCGGCTTCCTCGGCGGCACCGAGCTGCCCGCGGTGATGGCCGCCTCGGACTGCTTCGCGGTGCCGAGCATCTACGAGCCGTTCGGCATGGTGGCCCTGGAGGGCGCGGCGGCCGGCGCGCCGCTGGCCGTGGCGCGTACCGGTGGGCTGGCGGAGATCGTCGAGACCGGGGTCACCGGGATGACCTTCGCCCCGCAGGACCCGGACGGGCTGAGCGAGGCGGTGCACGCGCTGCTGTCGGACCGGGAGCGCGCCCGCGCCCTGGCCCGGCGGGCCCGCACCATGGTGCACGAGCAGTACGGCTGGTCGGCCATCGCGGCCCGCACCGCCGCCGCGTACGCCGCCGCGATCGCCCACGACGCCCGGTTCACCGCCGAGCGGGCCGAGCACCGGATGACCCTCGGCAGCGCCCTGCCCGTCCTGCCCGACGGCAACCTGCTCGCCGCCGCCGGCCTGCGCTGA
- the glgX gene encoding glycogen debranching protein GlgX, with product MQVWPGERYPLGATYDGMGTNFAIFSEVAERVELCLFDEWDVGTERRVELREVDAYVWHAYIPGIEPGQRYGYRVHGPYDPANGVRCNPQKLLLDPYAKAVDGEISWDPAVYDYVLGEPDRINETDSAPFMPKSVVVNPYFDWGNDKPPRTPYHHSVIYEAHVRGLTMRHPDIPEELRGTYAAIASPVMIDYFKRLGVTAVELMPVHEFVHDHRLADLGLRNYWGYNTIGFFAPHHGYSALGRLGQQVQEFRGMVRALHAAGIEVILDVVYNHTAEGNHLGPTLSFKGVDCPSYYRLSESDRRYFVDYTGTGNSLNVRSPHSLQLIMDSLRYWVTEMHVDGFRFDLAATLAREFYEVDRLSTFFEVVQQDPVVSQVKLIAEPWDVGPGGYQVGNFPPQWTEWNGKYRDTVRDFWRGEPNTLAEFASRISGSADLYQDDGRRPFHSINFVTCHDGFTLNDLVSYNDKHNEANGEENRDGESHNRSWNCGVEGETDDPGVLALRARQRRNFLATLILSQGVPMIGHGDELGRTQHGNNNAYCQDSELAWIDWDAADHELLDFVRRVTEFRTRHQVFRRRRFFTGLPVGGRAAGSGLPDLAWYTPDGREMTGDDWGNDFGRSVALFVNGDGIPERGQYGQRHRDSSFLLLFNAHDAALDFTLPPAEFGQRWDLVISTAEPDPEKTTVVEAGGSVCVPDRSLLVLERTA from the coding sequence ATGCAGGTCTGGCCGGGCGAGCGGTATCCCCTGGGCGCCACCTACGACGGGATGGGGACCAACTTCGCGATCTTCTCCGAGGTGGCCGAGCGGGTCGAGCTCTGCCTCTTCGACGAGTGGGACGTGGGCACCGAACGCCGGGTCGAGCTGCGCGAGGTCGACGCCTACGTCTGGCACGCGTACATCCCGGGCATCGAGCCGGGCCAGCGCTACGGCTACCGGGTGCACGGCCCGTACGACCCGGCCAACGGGGTGCGCTGCAACCCGCAGAAGCTCCTGCTCGACCCGTACGCGAAGGCGGTCGACGGGGAGATCTCCTGGGACCCGGCGGTCTACGACTACGTGCTCGGCGAGCCGGACCGGATCAACGAGACCGACTCGGCGCCGTTCATGCCCAAGTCGGTGGTGGTCAACCCCTACTTCGACTGGGGCAACGACAAGCCGCCGCGCACCCCGTACCACCACTCGGTGATCTACGAGGCGCACGTGCGCGGGCTGACCATGCGCCACCCGGACATCCCCGAGGAGCTGCGCGGCACGTACGCGGCCATCGCCTCCCCGGTCATGATCGACTATTTCAAGCGGCTCGGGGTGACCGCCGTCGAGCTGATGCCGGTGCACGAGTTCGTGCACGACCACCGCCTGGCCGACCTGGGCCTGCGCAACTACTGGGGCTACAACACCATCGGCTTCTTCGCCCCGCACCACGGCTACTCCGCGCTGGGCCGGCTCGGCCAGCAGGTGCAGGAGTTCCGCGGCATGGTCCGGGCGCTGCACGCCGCCGGCATCGAGGTGATCCTCGACGTGGTCTACAACCACACCGCCGAGGGCAACCACCTCGGCCCGACGCTCAGCTTCAAGGGCGTCGACTGCCCCAGCTACTACCGGCTCTCCGAGTCCGACCGGCGGTACTTCGTCGACTACACCGGCACCGGCAACAGCCTCAACGTGCGCAGCCCGCACTCCCTTCAGCTGATCATGGACTCGCTGCGCTACTGGGTGACCGAGATGCACGTCGACGGCTTCCGCTTCGACCTCGCCGCCACCCTGGCCCGCGAGTTCTACGAGGTCGACCGCCTCTCCACCTTCTTCGAGGTGGTCCAGCAGGACCCGGTGGTCAGCCAGGTCAAGCTGATCGCCGAGCCGTGGGACGTCGGCCCCGGCGGCTACCAGGTCGGCAACTTCCCGCCGCAGTGGACCGAGTGGAACGGCAAGTACCGGGACACCGTCCGGGACTTCTGGCGCGGCGAGCCGAACACCCTCGCCGAGTTCGCCTCCCGGATCTCCGGCTCCGCCGACCTCTACCAGGACGACGGCCGCCGCCCGTTCCACAGCATCAACTTCGTCACCTGCCACGACGGGTTCACCCTCAACGACCTGGTGTCGTACAACGACAAGCACAACGAGGCCAACGGCGAGGAGAACCGGGACGGCGAGAGCCACAACCGGTCCTGGAACTGCGGCGTCGAGGGGGAGACCGACGACCCCGGGGTGCTGGCCCTGCGGGCCCGGCAGCGGCGCAACTTCCTGGCCACCCTGATCCTCTCCCAGGGCGTGCCGATGATCGGCCACGGCGACGAGCTGGGCCGCACCCAGCACGGCAACAACAACGCCTACTGCCAGGACAGCGAGCTGGCCTGGATCGACTGGGACGCCGCCGACCACGAGCTGCTCGACTTCGTCCGCCGGGTCACCGAGTTCCGCACCCGGCACCAGGTGTTCCGCCGCCGCCGGTTCTTCACCGGACTGCCCGTGGGCGGTCGGGCCGCCGGCTCGGGCCTGCCCGACCTGGCCTGGTACACCCCCGACGGCCGGGAGATGACCGGCGACGACTGGGGCAACGACTTCGGCCGCTCGGTGGCCCTCTTCGTCAACGGCGACGGCATCCCGGAGCGCGGCCAGTACGGCCAGCGCCACCGGGACAGCTCCTTCCTGCTGCTCTTCAACGCCCACGACGCGGCGCTGGACTTCACCCTGCCGCCGGCCGAGTTCGGCCAGCGGTGGGACCTGGTGATCAGCACCGCGGAACCGGATCCGGAGAAGACCACGGTCGTCGAGGCGGGCGGCAGCGTCTGCGTCCCCGACCGTTCCCTGCTGGTCCTGGAGAGGACGGCCTGA
- the treY gene encoding malto-oligosyltrehalose synthase: MTDTPRPGPTTRVGSTYRVQVRPGFDLDATAGLTDYLADLGVTHLYSAPLLTATPGSQHGYDVVDHRAVNPELGGEAGRQRLVRALRAAGLGLVVDIVPNHAGVARPAANPAWWDVLRRGRESAYADWFDIDWDRGRLLLPVLADTPDALDDLKVADGELRYHEHRFPIADGTGDGTGRQVHDRQHYELVSWRRGDAELTYRRFFAVSDLAGLRVEDPEVFRATHAEILRWADAGELDGIRVDHPDGLRDPAEYLARLRAAAPAAWLVVEKILEYGEELPDWPVDGTTGYDALAAVSGLFVDPRAEGDFTALDTRLTGHPTSWPNLTHDTKLAAATRLLAAELSRLAALVPELEREQVRAALAELAACFPVYRGYPPEGARHLAAARAEAGRRRPDLTATLDAVTARLRDPGHELAARFPQLTGAVMAKGVEDTAYYRWSRFVALNEVGGSPAHFGVPPAEFHRFAAARQVRWPASMTALSTHDTKRGEDVRARLAVLSELPGRWAERVGDWMSRAPLADPAFAHLLWQTAVGAWPIERERLHAYVEKAAREASVSTSWADPDPAFERQLHALVDRMYDDPELHAELTEFAAGITPAGWSNSLGQKLVQLTMPGVPDTYQGTELWENSLVDPDNRRPVDFAVRRELLARLDGGDRPAVAADGAAKLLVVSRTLRLRRDRPELFAGYRPVPVRGRAAAHALAFDRGGAIAVATRLPLGLAGAGGWRDTTLSLPVHPVTDLFTGQVYSGSELLLDDLLSTYPVALLAPTDSVEAAA, from the coding sequence ATGACCGACACCCCCCGACCCGGCCCGACGACGCGGGTGGGGTCGACCTACCGCGTCCAGGTGCGGCCCGGGTTCGACCTCGACGCCACCGCCGGCCTGACCGACTACCTCGCCGACCTCGGCGTCACCCACCTCTACAGCGCGCCGCTGCTCACCGCCACCCCCGGCTCCCAGCACGGCTACGACGTGGTCGACCACCGCGCGGTCAACCCCGAACTCGGCGGCGAGGCCGGCCGGCAGCGGCTGGTCCGGGCGCTGCGCGCCGCCGGCCTCGGCCTGGTCGTGGACATCGTGCCCAACCACGCCGGGGTGGCCCGACCGGCGGCCAACCCCGCCTGGTGGGACGTGCTGCGCCGGGGCCGGGAGTCGGCGTACGCGGACTGGTTCGACATCGACTGGGACCGGGGCCGGCTGCTGCTGCCGGTGCTCGCCGACACCCCCGACGCCCTCGACGACCTCAAGGTCGCCGACGGGGAGTTGCGCTACCACGAGCACCGCTTCCCGATCGCCGACGGCACCGGCGACGGCACCGGCCGCCAGGTGCACGACCGGCAGCACTACGAGCTGGTCTCCTGGCGGCGCGGCGACGCCGAGCTGACGTACCGCCGCTTCTTCGCCGTCTCCGACCTGGCCGGCCTGCGGGTGGAGGACCCGGAGGTCTTCCGGGCCACCCACGCGGAGATCCTCCGCTGGGCCGACGCCGGCGAGCTGGACGGCATCCGGGTGGACCACCCGGACGGGCTGCGCGACCCGGCGGAGTACCTGGCCCGGCTGCGCGCCGCCGCGCCCGCCGCGTGGCTGGTCGTGGAGAAGATCCTGGAGTACGGCGAGGAGCTGCCCGACTGGCCGGTCGACGGCACCACCGGGTACGACGCCCTCGCCGCCGTCAGCGGTCTCTTCGTCGACCCGCGCGCCGAGGGCGACTTCACCGCCCTGGACACCCGGCTCACCGGCCACCCGACCTCCTGGCCGAACCTGACCCACGACACCAAGCTGGCGGCCGCCACCCGGCTGCTCGCCGCCGAGCTGAGCCGGCTCGCCGCGCTCGTGCCCGAGCTGGAGCGCGAACAGGTCCGGGCCGCCCTCGCCGAGCTGGCCGCCTGCTTCCCGGTCTATCGCGGCTACCCGCCGGAGGGGGCCCGGCACCTGGCCGCCGCCCGCGCCGAGGCCGGCCGCCGCCGCCCCGACCTGACCGCCACCCTGGACGCGGTCACCGCCCGGCTCCGCGACCCCGGGCACGAGCTGGCCGCCCGGTTCCCGCAGCTCACCGGCGCGGTGATGGCCAAGGGGGTGGAGGACACCGCCTACTACCGGTGGAGCCGGTTCGTCGCGCTCAACGAGGTCGGCGGCAGCCCCGCCCACTTCGGGGTGCCGCCGGCCGAGTTCCACCGCTTCGCCGCCGCCCGGCAGGTGCGCTGGCCGGCGAGCATGACCGCCCTCTCCACCCACGACACCAAGCGCGGCGAGGACGTCCGGGCCCGGCTCGCCGTCCTGTCCGAGCTGCCCGGCCGCTGGGCCGAGCGGGTCGGTGACTGGATGTCCCGCGCCCCGCTCGCCGACCCCGCCTTCGCCCACCTGCTCTGGCAGACCGCCGTCGGCGCCTGGCCGATCGAGCGGGAGCGGCTGCACGCGTACGTGGAGAAGGCCGCCCGGGAGGCGTCGGTCTCGACGAGCTGGGCCGACCCCGACCCGGCCTTCGAGCGTCAGCTGCACGCGCTGGTCGACCGGATGTACGACGACCCGGAGCTGCACGCCGAGCTGACCGAGTTCGCCGCCGGGATCACCCCGGCCGGCTGGTCCAACTCGCTCGGGCAGAAGCTGGTGCAGCTCACCATGCCCGGGGTGCCGGACACCTACCAGGGCACCGAGCTCTGGGAGAACTCGCTGGTCGACCCCGACAACCGCCGCCCGGTCGACTTCGCCGTACGCCGGGAGCTGCTGGCCCGGCTCGACGGCGGCGACCGGCCGGCGGTGGCCGCCGACGGCGCGGCGAAGCTGCTGGTGGTGTCGCGGACGCTGCGGCTGCGCCGGGACCGCCCGGAGCTGTTCGCCGGCTACCGCCCGGTGCCGGTGCGCGGGCGGGCCGCGGCGCACGCGCTCGCCTTCGACCGGGGTGGGGCGATCGCGGTGGCCACCCGGCTGCCGCTCGGCCTGGCCGGGGCCGGCGGATGGCGGGACACGACTCTGTCACTTCCTGTTCATCCGGTGACCGACCTGTTCACCGGACAGGTCTACAGTGGTTCTGAGCTGCTCCTTGATGATCTGTTGAGCACCTATCCCGTCGCCCTCCTGGCTCCCACCGACTCCGTGGAGGCTGCCGCATGA